A genomic stretch from Amycolatopsis sp. 195334CR includes:
- a CDS encoding YafY family protein, with amino-acid sequence MPRPTARVLALLEILQGGGTRTVAELAGRLGVDERTVRRYVDHLLDLDIPVRSIRGRYGGYRLAAGYRMPPLMLTGEEALAVLLGLHAGRSTATAESAAAKVRRVLPDPLARRLGALLSTASFTAPARGPLSAEAGVLFEVAEAARDRRPIRLAYTAGHGGTSERVVHPYGIVAHSGRWYLTGADSSSEQVRTFRIDRITALGVLDGTFDAPAAFDPAEQVLTSLAEAPHRYEVSLRIEATAEHIRTLFPPAVATLEALTEEEVRVRIHAQHLDWVAARLAALDRPFTIEQPEELRDEVRALARRLGGYV; translated from the coding sequence ATGCCCCGGCCGACCGCTCGTGTGCTGGCCCTGCTGGAGATCCTGCAGGGCGGGGGCACGCGGACCGTCGCCGAACTCGCGGGCCGGCTGGGGGTGGACGAGCGCACCGTCCGCCGGTACGTCGACCACCTGCTCGACCTCGACATCCCGGTCCGCTCGATCCGCGGCCGCTACGGCGGGTACCGGCTGGCCGCCGGGTACCGGATGCCGCCGCTGATGCTCACCGGCGAGGAGGCGCTGGCCGTGCTGCTCGGCCTGCACGCGGGCCGGAGCACGGCGACCGCGGAGAGCGCGGCCGCCAAGGTCCGCCGGGTGCTGCCGGATCCGCTCGCCCGGCGGCTCGGCGCGCTGCTGTCCACCGCCAGCTTCACCGCCCCGGCCCGCGGCCCGCTCAGCGCCGAAGCCGGTGTGCTGTTCGAGGTCGCGGAGGCGGCGCGCGACCGCCGTCCGATCCGGCTCGCCTACACCGCGGGGCACGGCGGCACCAGCGAACGCGTCGTGCACCCGTACGGCATCGTGGCGCATTCCGGCCGCTGGTACCTGACCGGTGCCGACTCCAGCAGCGAGCAGGTGCGCACGTTCCGGATCGACCGGATCACCGCGCTCGGGGTGCTCGACGGCACCTTCGACGCCCCGGCCGCGTTCGACCCCGCGGAGCAGGTGCTGACCTCACTGGCCGAAGCACCGCACCGGTACGAGGTGTCCCTGCGGATCGAGGCGACGGCCGAGCACATCCGCACCCTCTTCCCGCCCGCCGTCGCCACGCTGGAGGCCCTCACCGAGGAGGAGGTCCGGGTGCGGATCCACGCGCAGCACCTCGACTGGGTCGCCGCCCGGCTCGCCGCGCTCGACCGGCCGTTCACCATCGAGCAACCGGAGGAACTGCGGGACGAGGTCCGCGCGCTGGCCCGGCGCCTGGGTGGTTACGTCTAG
- a CDS encoding dihydrofolate reductase family protein, with protein sequence MNQLLRVQNFNVSADGFGAGENQSIERPFGDADPGDMFAWAGATASWPNRTDPGGSRGLDDYLTRDFAHNIGAEIMGRNKFGPQRGPWTDHDWLGWWGDEPPFHTPVFVLTHHPRPSYSLSDTTFHFVDADPATVLEQAKEAAQGKDVRLGGGATTIREFLDADLVDTLHVAVSQVKLGSGSRLWESPDELRDRFHVDIVPSPTGTVTHHLFWRK encoded by the coding sequence ATGAACCAACTGCTGCGGGTCCAGAACTTCAACGTCTCGGCCGACGGCTTCGGCGCGGGGGAGAACCAGAGCATCGAGCGCCCGTTCGGCGACGCGGACCCCGGTGACATGTTCGCCTGGGCCGGGGCGACGGCGAGCTGGCCCAACCGCACCGACCCCGGCGGCAGCCGCGGCCTCGACGACTACCTCACCCGCGATTTCGCCCACAACATCGGCGCGGAGATCATGGGGCGCAACAAGTTCGGGCCGCAGCGCGGGCCGTGGACCGACCACGACTGGCTCGGCTGGTGGGGCGACGAGCCGCCGTTCCACACCCCGGTCTTCGTGCTGACCCACCACCCGCGGCCGTCGTACAGCCTGTCCGACACCACCTTCCACTTCGTCGACGCCGACCCGGCGACGGTGCTGGAGCAGGCCAAGGAAGCCGCTCAGGGCAAGGACGTGCGCCTCGGTGGTGGTGCCACCACGATTCGCGAGTTCCTCGACGCCGACCTCGTCGACACCCTGCACGTGGCCGTCTCGCAGGTGAAGCTGGGCTCGGGTTCGCGGCTGTGGGAGTCCCCGGACGAACTGCGGGACCGCTTCCACGTGGACATCGTGCCCAGCCCGACCGGAACGGTCACCCACCACCTGTTCTGGCGCAAGTGA
- a CDS encoding VOC family protein: MSDFYHLCFVVQDIERATADLTRAVGVRWSPIRDGELGEWAYRIVFSVEGPPFFEVIQGDPGSPWDATEGSRFDHIGYWSGDVTADKQRLAERGAPLEFDSCPYGRSFTYHRIDSIGARVELVDMAAQEGFLRTWSPGGAPMPPLEP; the protein is encoded by the coding sequence GTGAGCGACTTCTACCACCTGTGCTTCGTCGTCCAGGACATCGAGCGGGCGACCGCCGACCTCACCCGCGCCGTCGGCGTGCGGTGGAGCCCGATCCGCGACGGCGAGCTGGGGGAGTGGGCTTACCGGATCGTTTTCTCCGTGGAAGGACCGCCGTTCTTCGAGGTGATCCAGGGCGATCCGGGAAGTCCGTGGGACGCGACCGAGGGGTCCCGTTTCGACCACATCGGGTACTGGTCCGGGGATGTCACCGCGGACAAGCAGCGGCTGGCCGAGCGCGGGGCACCGCTGGAGTTCGACTCCTGCCCGTACGGCCGGTCCTTCACCTACCACCGCATCGACAGCATCGGCGCCCGGGTCGAGCTGGTCGACATGGCCGCGCAGGAGGGGTTCCTGCGCACGTGGAGCCCGGGTGGGGCGCCGATGCCGCCGCTCGAACCGTGA
- a CDS encoding LLM class flavin-dependent oxidoreductase, protein MTNQRPRSALWLPLFDELADPATLARLAAEAEEAGWHGVFVWDHVRWREPVREVADPWITLAAMAATTERVRIGPMVTPLARRRPVKVARETASLDQLSGGRLTLGVGLGSDRFGGELAKTGEQLDDRVRAGMLDESLEILAAAWSGEPVRHRGEHYTVDDIRFLPRPVQRPGVPVWAAGFPGKVKPLRRAARLDGFFPVNLEHPDQLAEAVGTLTDLRQGTTSPYDIAVALPPGTDPEPYTEAGATWYLAEFDPGTTLDAVRGALRDGPW, encoded by the coding sequence ATGACGAACCAACGACCGCGGTCCGCGCTCTGGCTCCCGCTCTTCGACGAGCTCGCCGACCCCGCGACCCTCGCGCGACTGGCCGCGGAGGCGGAGGAAGCCGGCTGGCACGGGGTGTTCGTGTGGGACCACGTGCGCTGGCGGGAGCCCGTGCGGGAGGTGGCCGACCCGTGGATCACGCTGGCCGCGATGGCCGCCACCACCGAACGGGTGCGGATCGGCCCGATGGTCACCCCGCTCGCGCGCCGCCGTCCGGTCAAGGTCGCCCGCGAGACCGCCAGCCTGGACCAGCTCAGCGGGGGCCGCCTCACCCTGGGCGTCGGGCTCGGGAGCGACCGGTTCGGCGGCGAGCTGGCCAAGACCGGCGAGCAGCTCGACGACCGCGTGCGCGCCGGGATGCTCGACGAGTCGCTGGAGATCCTCGCCGCCGCGTGGTCCGGCGAGCCCGTGCGGCACCGCGGCGAGCACTACACCGTCGACGACATCCGGTTCCTGCCCCGGCCGGTCCAGCGGCCCGGCGTCCCGGTGTGGGCGGCGGGGTTCCCGGGGAAGGTCAAGCCGTTGCGCCGCGCCGCCCGGCTCGACGGGTTCTTCCCGGTCAACCTCGAACACCCGGACCAGCTCGCGGAAGCCGTCGGCACCCTCACCGACCTCCGCCAGGGCACCACTTCGCCGTACGACATCGCGGTCGCGCTCCCGCCCGGCACCGACCCGGAGCCCTACACCGAGGCGGGTGCCACCTGGTACCTGGCGGAGTTCGACCCCGGCACCACCCTGGACGCGGTCCGCGGCGCCCTCCGCGACGGCCCCTGGTGA
- a CDS encoding helix-turn-helix domain-containing protein produces MRTKCSLDTVLGMVRGKWKVLLLWELHERPRRFGELRRRVGGISEKVLSAQLRELEADGLCRRVEHPGAVPHVEYSLTGAGAELLEALVPITEWSLTHLPRG; encoded by the coding sequence GTGCGGACGAAATGCAGCCTGGACACCGTGCTGGGCATGGTGCGCGGGAAGTGGAAGGTGCTGCTGCTGTGGGAACTCCACGAGCGGCCGCGCCGGTTCGGTGAGCTTCGCCGCCGGGTCGGCGGCATCAGCGAGAAGGTGCTGAGCGCGCAACTGCGGGAGCTGGAGGCGGACGGCCTGTGCCGCCGCGTGGAACACCCGGGCGCCGTGCCGCACGTCGAGTATTCGCTGACCGGCGCGGGTGCCGAACTGCTCGAAGCGCTGGTGCCGATCACCGAATGGAGCCTGACCCACCTCCCGCGTGGGTGA
- a CDS encoding NAD(P)-dependent oxidoreductase, translating into MTVSVLGLGAMGTALAAAFVRAGQPTTGWNRSPEKTEAAAGLGVVRAETVADAVGDAELVVVCLLDHAAVREVLEPVAAQLTGRVLLNVTNGTAEQVREVAAWAAEHGASYVDGGIMAIPPSIGQAESVVLYSGSREAYDRWAGPLGAWGTGTFLGEDPGLAALHDLALLGAMYGMFAGAFHATAMVGTEGVAAGRFTTELLVPWLHSMVDVLPMLADAEVTAEQRLVEQVALANIIGTAAAQGVPGRLTAPLKSLVAGI; encoded by the coding sequence ATGACAGTGAGCGTGCTGGGTCTGGGGGCGATGGGAACGGCGCTCGCCGCGGCGTTCGTGCGGGCGGGGCAGCCGACCACCGGCTGGAACCGGTCGCCGGAGAAGACGGAGGCGGCGGCCGGACTGGGTGTCGTCCGCGCGGAGACGGTGGCCGACGCGGTGGGTGACGCGGAGCTGGTGGTGGTGTGCCTGCTCGACCACGCCGCGGTGCGCGAGGTGCTGGAACCCGTTGCGGCGCAACTGACCGGGCGGGTCCTGCTCAACGTCACCAACGGCACGGCCGAGCAGGTGCGCGAGGTCGCCGCCTGGGCGGCCGAGCACGGTGCGTCCTATGTGGACGGCGGGATCATGGCGATCCCGCCGTCGATCGGGCAGGCCGAGTCGGTGGTGCTCTACAGCGGTTCGCGCGAGGCGTACGACCGGTGGGCGGGTCCGCTCGGCGCCTGGGGGACCGGCACCTTCCTCGGTGAGGACCCCGGCCTGGCGGCGCTGCACGACCTCGCGCTGCTCGGCGCCATGTACGGCATGTTCGCCGGCGCCTTCCACGCGACGGCCATGGTCGGCACGGAGGGCGTGGCGGCCGGGCGGTTCACCACCGAGTTGCTGGTGCCGTGGCTGCACTCGATGGTGGACGTGCTCCCGATGCTGGCCGACGCCGAGGTCACCGCGGAGCAGCGGCTGGTCGAGCAGGTGGCGCTGGCGAACATCATCGGCACGGCGGCGGCGCAGGGTGTGCCGGGGCGTCTGACCGCGCCGCTGAAGTCCCTCGTGGCCGGGATTTAA
- a CDS encoding DUF3040 domain-containing protein, which translates to MLFHHWWFVRPAGSAMMVRAAEGLSERERRELDLIERHLAAEDPELAHTLRTAMGSPGLAWVVAAVLLGGVAVAGVVTGSFGLLVAAALAGGAAWWLRRVS; encoded by the coding sequence ATGTTGTTCCACCACTGGTGGTTCGTCAGGCCCGCCGGAAGCGCGATGATGGTCCGCGCGGCCGAGGGCCTCAGCGAGCGCGAACGCCGTGAACTCGACCTGATCGAGCGGCACCTGGCCGCGGAGGACCCCGAACTCGCGCACACCCTGCGCACGGCGATGGGTTCGCCGGGGCTGGCGTGGGTGGTCGCGGCCGTCCTGCTGGGCGGGGTCGCCGTGGCCGGTGTGGTGACCGGCAGCTTCGGCCTGCTGGTGGCGGCCGCGCTGGCCGGTGGTGCCGCCTGGTGGCTGCGCCGGGTCAGCTGA
- a CDS encoding TetR/AcrR family transcriptional regulator, producing the protein MTRGRPRDPGTDTAILRAAAEVFVERGVEGASIEQIAKRAGVGKVTVYRRWSTKEELLAQAVEVLVADQVSRPSAELVATGSPYELVENALDSMAETAGSPEFRALAARVLGSAVSHPELMAVYWTHYIRPRRELTRALLRRAQEEGTVAADADLDALTDMIAGAVTYRALQPDPPDAEGMRAYLRAVFRQAGLLR; encoded by the coding sequence ATGACCCGCGGCAGGCCCCGGGACCCGGGTACGGACACGGCGATCCTGCGCGCGGCAGCCGAGGTTTTCGTCGAGCGCGGGGTGGAGGGCGCGAGCATCGAGCAGATCGCCAAGCGGGCCGGCGTCGGGAAGGTCACCGTGTACCGGCGGTGGTCGACCAAGGAGGAGCTGCTCGCGCAGGCGGTGGAGGTGCTGGTGGCGGACCAGGTGAGCCGGCCGTCGGCCGAGCTGGTGGCCACCGGGTCGCCGTACGAGCTGGTGGAGAACGCGCTGGACAGCATGGCGGAGACGGCCGGGAGCCCGGAGTTCCGCGCGCTGGCGGCCCGGGTGCTGGGCTCGGCGGTCAGCCACCCGGAGCTGATGGCGGTCTACTGGACGCACTACATCCGGCCGCGGCGGGAGCTGACGCGGGCGTTGCTGCGACGCGCGCAGGAGGAAGGCACGGTGGCGGCCGACGCCGACCTGGACGCGCTGACCGACATGATCGCGGGGGCGGTCACGTACCGGGCGCTGCAGCCCGACCCACCCGATGCGGAGGGGATGCGGGCCTACCTGCGCGCGGTGTTCCGCCAGGCCGGATTGCTGCGATAA
- a CDS encoding FAD-dependent monooxygenase has translation MTVLVTGAGPTGLALACALRLHGVEVRVLDRAAGPAATSRANFLHARGAEVLARLGALGTLPQDSLRAMRITTYAGARPIMRIRFGDPGLRTAAPPMVVSQARVEGALRARLAELGVEPEWGTEVTGVAQDGDGVEVRLGDGRRSTAAWLVGCDGSGSAVRRLAGIGFPGARLSERFLLADLDIDWDLGRDGTSGWVHPEGLFAAMPMPGGSWRLFSYDPEGGAERPEPAEIVDRLRQHLARRTGRTATFGECHWASVFSVHRRLADTYRNGRIFLAGDAAHVHAPFGGQGMPTGMGDAENLAWKLAMVIDGQAAPGLLDTYEAERRPLAENVLRGTALATRVNIADSAAGRFLRDKVLVKLGGLPWVQRKATYTASQLWVSYRKGPLGGRRPLGDRIADLDCVREDARRTTLHAELGGTWALLLPASGGGRVVEAAREGLGKRVVVLRTDAAGVPALVRPDGHLAWRGETGLGGWLATALRGGWPANTLRGEAG, from the coding sequence ATGACCGTTCTCGTCACCGGCGCCGGACCGACCGGGCTGGCGCTGGCCTGCGCGTTGCGCCTGCACGGCGTCGAAGTCCGCGTGCTCGATCGCGCCGCCGGTCCCGCGGCGACCTCGCGGGCCAACTTCCTGCACGCCCGCGGTGCCGAAGTGCTGGCCAGGCTCGGCGCGTTGGGCACGCTGCCGCAGGACTCCCTCCGGGCGATGCGGATCACCACCTACGCCGGGGCGCGGCCGATCATGCGCATCCGGTTCGGCGATCCCGGGCTGCGCACGGCGGCGCCGCCGATGGTCGTCTCCCAGGCACGCGTCGAAGGCGCCCTGCGCGCCCGGCTGGCCGAACTCGGGGTCGAGCCGGAATGGGGCACCGAGGTCACCGGCGTTGCGCAGGACGGCGACGGCGTCGAGGTGCGGCTGGGTGACGGGCGGCGGTCGACCGCGGCGTGGCTCGTCGGGTGCGACGGCTCGGGCAGCGCCGTGCGGCGGCTGGCCGGGATCGGCTTTCCCGGGGCCAGGCTCAGCGAGCGGTTCCTGCTCGCCGACCTGGACATCGACTGGGACCTCGGCCGCGACGGCACCAGCGGCTGGGTGCATCCCGAGGGCCTGTTCGCCGCGATGCCGATGCCCGGCGGCTCGTGGCGCCTGTTCTCCTACGACCCGGAAGGCGGCGCCGAGCGGCCGGAACCCGCCGAGATCGTCGACCGGTTGCGGCAGCACCTCGCCCGGCGGACCGGGCGGACGGCCACCTTCGGGGAGTGCCACTGGGCCTCGGTGTTCAGCGTGCACCGGCGGCTCGCCGACACCTACCGCAACGGGCGGATCTTCCTCGCCGGGGACGCCGCGCACGTGCACGCGCCCTTCGGCGGCCAGGGCATGCCGACCGGCATGGGCGACGCCGAGAACCTGGCCTGGAAGCTCGCCATGGTGATCGACGGGCAGGCCGCGCCGGGGCTGCTCGACACCTACGAAGCGGAACGCCGTCCGCTCGCCGAGAACGTGCTCCGCGGAACGGCGCTGGCCACGCGGGTGAACATCGCCGACAGCGCGGCGGGCCGGTTCCTGCGGGACAAGGTGCTCGTCAAACTGGGCGGTTTGCCGTGGGTGCAACGGAAAGCGACCTACACCGCGTCACAGCTGTGGGTCAGCTACCGGAAGGGCCCGCTCGGCGGACGCCGTCCGCTCGGGGACCGGATCGCCGACCTGGACTGCGTGCGCGAGGATGCCAGGAGGACGACACTGCACGCCGAACTCGGCGGGACGTGGGCGCTGCTGCTGCCCGCGTCCGGCGGTGGGCGGGTGGTGGAAGCGGCGCGGGAAGGACTGGGGAAACGGGTGGTCGTACTGCGAACGGACGCGGCGGGTGTGCCGGCACTGGTGCGGCCGGACGGGCACCTGGCCTGGCGAGGGGAAACCGGGCTCGGCGGATGGCTGGCGACCGCGCTGCGTGGCGGGTGGCCGGCGAACACGCTGCGTGGCGAGGCCGGATGA
- a CDS encoding helix-turn-helix domain-containing protein: MFDSPDFDLAPYAEVDLPAQVRRTYCSWSDAGWRSLLVQCFDHAPEAEPFPMPAVADLHLVLCVGGDVEMRTRADGKPVRRRWVPGTLELMVPGLASVRDYRTTSPLRTVQVTVPSVTVEQVAEGRTPDFPALTADPLVEQLVRALPPAAGAGDLYAESAAAFLVTHLLTGGRHERLPGPEHAAVRRAVAEMRERLAEPLTVAEIAAEAHLSVYHFIRVFRDATGETPHRFLTRLRIERARRLLSGTDLTVAQIADRCGFASPGALSTAFLGQVGVRPSVYRKN; the protein is encoded by the coding sequence GTGTTCGACTCGCCTGACTTCGACCTCGCGCCCTACGCGGAGGTCGACCTCCCGGCGCAGGTGCGGCGCACCTACTGCAGCTGGAGCGACGCGGGCTGGCGATCGCTGCTGGTGCAGTGCTTCGACCACGCGCCGGAGGCCGAGCCGTTCCCGATGCCCGCGGTGGCCGACCTCCACCTCGTGCTCTGCGTGGGCGGGGACGTGGAGATGCGCACGCGCGCCGACGGCAAACCGGTGCGCCGCCGCTGGGTGCCCGGCACCCTCGAACTGATGGTCCCCGGCCTGGCCAGCGTGCGCGACTACCGGACCACCTCGCCGCTGCGCACGGTCCAAGTGACCGTTCCCTCGGTGACCGTCGAGCAGGTCGCCGAGGGCCGGACACCGGATTTCCCGGCGCTCACCGCCGATCCGCTGGTCGAACAGCTCGTGCGCGCGCTGCCACCCGCCGCCGGCGCGGGCGACCTCTACGCCGAATCCGCCGCCGCCTTCCTGGTGACGCACCTGCTGACCGGCGGGCGGCACGAACGCCTGCCCGGCCCCGAACACGCGGCGGTCCGCCGGGCCGTCGCCGAAATGCGGGAACGGCTGGCCGAACCGCTGACCGTGGCCGAGATCGCCGCCGAAGCGCATTTGAGCGTGTACCACTTCATCCGCGTTTTCCGGGACGCCACCGGCGAAACCCCGCACCGGTTCCTCACCCGGTTGCGGATCGAGCGGGCGCGGCGACTGCTTTCCGGCACCGACCTCACCGTCGCGCAGATCGCCGACCGGTGCGGATTCGCCAGCCCCGGCGCGTTGTCCACGGCGTTCCTCGGCCAGGTCGGCGTGCGGCCGTCGGTGTACCGCAAGAACTGA
- a CDS encoding SRPBCC family protein: protein MRKYDATAATTAPPAVVWRLLADARTWPTWSAVDELVLDRSSGLDPDGHDPVGAVRAFRTGKTVTGERVTGLVEEKQLTYEDAFNSTIHDYRAVVDLTPTPDGGTLIHWHGTYSARTGLGWLMQGVMRRVMQRMADGLATHAAEITPR, encoded by the coding sequence ATGCGCAAATACGACGCGACGGCCGCCACCACGGCACCCCCGGCGGTGGTCTGGCGCCTGCTGGCGGACGCCCGGACCTGGCCCACCTGGTCGGCGGTCGACGAACTGGTGCTCGACCGGTCCAGCGGCCTCGACCCCGACGGCCACGATCCCGTCGGGGCGGTCCGCGCGTTCCGCACCGGGAAGACGGTCACCGGCGAGCGCGTGACCGGTCTGGTCGAAGAGAAGCAGCTGACCTACGAGGACGCGTTCAACAGCACCATCCACGACTACCGCGCGGTCGTCGACCTCACGCCCACCCCGGACGGCGGCACGCTCATCCACTGGCACGGCACCTACTCCGCGCGCACGGGACTGGGCTGGCTGATGCAGGGCGTGATGCGGCGCGTCATGCAGCGGATGGCCGACGGCCTCGCCACCCACGCGGCGGAGATCACCCCGCGCTGA
- a CDS encoding SGNH/GDSL hydrolase family protein codes for MSKRLKTLAAACAVLAVAACSPAEPAPAAPPSKLLWMGDSVAEGLAGPLAAAAQAGGLSMESIASTGGGNVSGIEELTKSTWDQLTGKLGSFDPDVVAYQVSTYDWGTEGEQLAAYEKLLATVTAAGATLVFVTMPPIKADEFYAPHLAELQRTGGLVRRVADGSGGKAVVLDSAAVWGPEYRLDRDGKRDRSPDGIHTCPQGAARFTAWLLGELAARFPGFTPAAPESWANAGWAGGPAFRDC; via the coding sequence ATGAGCAAACGACTGAAAACGCTGGCCGCGGCGTGTGCGGTACTGGCTGTCGCGGCGTGTTCCCCGGCTGAACCCGCACCGGCCGCGCCGCCGTCGAAACTGCTGTGGATGGGCGACTCCGTGGCCGAGGGACTGGCGGGACCGCTCGCCGCGGCCGCGCAAGCCGGTGGGCTGTCGATGGAGTCGATCGCGTCGACCGGCGGGGGCAACGTGTCCGGCATCGAGGAGCTGACCAAGTCCACTTGGGACCAGCTCACCGGCAAGCTGGGTTCCTTCGACCCGGACGTGGTCGCCTACCAGGTGTCCACTTACGACTGGGGCACCGAAGGAGAACAGCTGGCGGCGTACGAAAAACTGCTGGCGACCGTCACCGCCGCCGGGGCCACGCTCGTGTTCGTGACGATGCCGCCGATCAAGGCCGACGAGTTCTACGCCCCGCATCTGGCCGAACTCCAGCGCACCGGCGGGCTGGTGCGGCGGGTGGCCGACGGTTCGGGCGGCAAGGCCGTTGTGCTGGACAGCGCGGCGGTGTGGGGACCGGAGTACCGGCTGGACCGCGACGGCAAACGCGACCGCAGCCCCGACGGCATCCACACCTGCCCGCAGGGCGCGGCCCGGTTCACCGCCTGGCTGCTGGGCGAACTCGCCGCGCGCTTCCCCGGCTTCACCCCGGCGGCACCCGAATCGTGGGCCAACGCCGGCTGGGCGGGCGGCCCGGCGTTCCGCGACTGCTGA
- a CDS encoding response regulator transcription factor, translating to MPVILLIEDDPLVSRGLQLALTRYGNTVRTAGTGEDGLRACHETAPDLVVLDVMLPDLDGFEVCRRLRARGPVPIIMLTARGDDFDVVAGLAAGADDYVTKPVRPAVLDARIKAVLRRGAPREDDTRTHGELEIDAAGAVVRKSGQPVALTPIELRTLLALSAAPGRVFTRQQLLEQVWEHDYLGDSRLVDNCVQRLRAKIEDVPAEPVYVQTVRGFGYRFGPV from the coding sequence GTGCCCGTGATCCTGCTCATCGAAGACGACCCGCTGGTCAGCCGCGGTCTGCAACTGGCGCTGACCAGGTACGGCAACACCGTGCGCACGGCGGGCACCGGCGAGGACGGCCTGCGCGCGTGCCACGAAACCGCGCCCGACCTGGTCGTACTGGACGTGATGCTGCCCGATCTGGACGGGTTCGAGGTGTGCCGCCGCCTCCGCGCGCGGGGGCCGGTCCCGATCATCATGCTCACCGCGCGCGGGGACGACTTCGACGTGGTCGCCGGGCTGGCCGCCGGTGCCGACGACTACGTGACCAAGCCCGTGCGGCCCGCCGTGCTGGACGCCCGGATCAAGGCGGTGCTGCGCCGGGGCGCGCCCCGCGAGGACGACACGCGGACGCACGGTGAGCTGGAGATCGACGCGGCGGGCGCGGTGGTGCGCAAGAGCGGGCAGCCGGTGGCGCTGACCCCGATCGAACTGCGGACGCTGCTCGCGCTGTCCGCCGCGCCGGGGCGGGTGTTCACCCGGCAGCAGTTGCTGGAACAGGTGTGGGAGCACGACTACCTCGGCGACTCGCGGCTGGTGGACAACTGCGTGCAGCGGTTGCGCGCGAAGATCGAGGACGTGCCCGCCGAACCGGTGTACGTGCAGACCGTGCGCGGCTTCGGCTACCGGTTCGGGCCGGTATGA
- a CDS encoding HAMP domain-containing sensor histidine kinase, giving the protein MRWPRGLRARLVLAFVVVAVAGAAAAAWAGAASAGASLVAEAERRHTEDLVHRIEALAPDLNLPPDQELLDRVRDSLGDQAQVTYQGRSSGELPLITGELRTAARDRLVFQRVDTEDGPRLLIGTPIMSTGLDLERTPSGIEVYVVRDLSDVARQVDALVGTAALTSAAALPVAVLLALVAARGVLRPVRRVRDTAAALAGGDLSARISTGGADELAELGETVNHMADSVQEVLAEQRRFVADVSHELRTPLTTLTAVVEVLAESADDRQPMARESAELAVAETERLVALVEDLMEVSRFDAGMARLRAEPVEVPDAIRDCLRARGWLDEVRLDLPEHLSATLDRRRLDVIVANLVGNALRHGAPPVRVALREVGNRLEIEVTDHGPGLSPEALAHVFDRFYKADSARPRSPGSGLGLAISLANARLHGGDLVAGNAEGGGARFVLRLPHEEAE; this is encoded by the coding sequence ATGAGGTGGCCGCGCGGCCTGCGTGCCCGCCTGGTGCTGGCCTTCGTCGTGGTGGCCGTGGCCGGGGCGGCCGCGGCGGCGTGGGCCGGTGCCGCGTCGGCGGGCGCGTCGCTGGTCGCCGAGGCCGAACGGCGGCACACCGAGGACCTGGTGCACCGGATCGAGGCGCTGGCCCCCGACCTGAACCTCCCGCCGGACCAGGAACTGCTCGACCGCGTGCGCGACTCGCTCGGTGACCAGGCGCAGGTGACCTACCAGGGCCGCAGTTCGGGCGAACTGCCGCTGATCACCGGCGAACTGCGGACCGCGGCCCGCGATCGGCTGGTCTTCCAGCGCGTGGACACCGAGGACGGGCCGCGCCTGCTCATCGGCACGCCGATCATGAGCACCGGCCTCGATCTGGAGCGCACGCCGTCCGGTATCGAGGTCTACGTGGTGCGCGACCTGTCCGACGTCGCGCGGCAGGTGGACGCGCTGGTCGGCACCGCCGCCCTCACCAGTGCCGCCGCGCTGCCGGTCGCGGTGCTGCTCGCGCTGGTGGCCGCCCGCGGGGTGCTGCGGCCGGTGCGCCGCGTCCGGGACACCGCCGCGGCGCTGGCCGGGGGCGACCTGTCCGCCCGGATCTCCACCGGGGGCGCGGATGAACTGGCGGAGCTGGGAGAGACGGTCAACCACATGGCCGACTCGGTGCAGGAGGTGCTGGCCGAGCAGCGGCGGTTCGTCGCCGACGTGTCGCACGAACTGCGCACCCCGTTGACCACGCTGACCGCGGTGGTCGAGGTGCTGGCGGAGTCGGCGGACGACCGCCAACCGATGGCGCGGGAGTCCGCGGAACTCGCGGTCGCCGAGACCGAGCGGCTGGTCGCGCTGGTGGAGGACCTGATGGAGGTGTCCCGGTTCGACGCCGGGATGGCGCGGTTGCGGGCCGAGCCGGTGGAGGTGCCCGACGCGATCCGCGACTGCCTGCGTGCTCGCGGCTGGCTGGACGAGGTGCGGCTGGACCTGCCGGAACACCTGTCCGCCACGCTCGACCGACGACGGCTGGACGTGATCGTGGCGAACCTGGTCGGGAACGCACTGCGGCACGGCGCACCGCCGGTCCGGGTGGCGCTCCGCGAGGTGGGCAATCGGCTGGAGATCGAGGTCACCGACCACGGGCCGGGGTTGTCACCGGAGGCGCTGGCGCACGTGTTCGACCGGTTCTACAAGGCGGACAGCGCCCGGCCGCGGTCGCCGGGCAGCGGGCTCGGGCTGGCGATCTCACTGGCCAACGCGCGGCTGCACGGCGGCGATCTGGTGGCGGGCAACGCCGAGGGCGGTGGCGCGCGCTTTGTGCTCCGCCTGCCGCACGAGGAGGCGGAATGA